A single Lactuca sativa cultivar Salinas chromosome 8, Lsat_Salinas_v11, whole genome shotgun sequence DNA region contains:
- the LOC111907200 gene encoding UDP-glucuronic acid decarboxylase 2: MGSELTYRRHEPQPTSDSYSPKPNKPWLAVTRLVRYMLREQRLVFVLVGIAIATSVFAILPSSTDTSTGRMPDAYSVSESVQMTNPRRPVLHAGIESFNMGGKIPLGLKRKGLRIVVTGGAGFVGSHLVDRLIARGDSVIVVDNFFTGNKDNVMHHFGNPRFELIRHDVVEPLLLEVDQIYHLACPASPVHYKYNPIKTIISNVVGTLNMLGLAKRIGARFLLTSTSEVYGDPLQHPQVETYWGNVNPIGVRSCYDEGKRTAETLTMDYHRGAGVEVRIARIFNTYGPRMCIDDGRVVSNFVAQALRKEPLTVYGDGNQTRSFQYVSDLVEGLIRLMEGEHVGPFNLGNPGEFTMLELAKVVQETIDSEAKIEFRPNTEDDPHKRKPDITKAKELLGWKPKVSLRKGLPMMVADFRQRIFGDQKLKEPTTTTTTA, encoded by the exons ATGGGATCTGAGTTGACATACAGGCGGCACGAGCCTCAACCCACGTCGGATTCTTACTCGCCGAAGCCCAACAAGCCATGGCTCGCTGTCACTCGCCTTGTTCGTTACATGCTCCGGGAACAACGCCTTGTGTTTGTCCTCGTCGGCATTGCCATAGCCACCTCCGTCTTCGCGATCCTTCCTTCCTCCACCGATACCTCCACAGGCCGCATGCCCGATGCCTACTCCGTCTCTGAATCGGTCCAAATGACAAACCCGAGACGACCCGTTCTTCATGCTGGAATCGAGTCGTTCAATATGGGCGGGAAGATTCCTTTAGGGCTGAAAAGAAAGGGGTTAAGGATTGTGGTGACTGGTGGCGCAGGTTTTGTCGGAAGTCATCTGGTTGATCGGTTGATTGCGAGGGGAGATAGCGTGATTGTTGTTGATAATTTCTTCACGGGAAATAAGGATAAcgtgatgcatcattttgggaaCCCTCGATTTGAGCTAATTCGACATGATGTTGTTGAGCCCTTACTACTTGAAGTCGATCAGATCTATCACCTTGCTTGCCCTGCTTCCCCTGTTCATTACAAATACAATCCCATCAAGACAATCATATC GAACGTAGTGGGAACATTAAACATGCTAGGGTTAGCAAAGAGGATCGGAGCACGCTTCTTGCTGACAAGCACCAGTGAGGTATACGGTGATCCTCTTCAACATCCTCAAGTCGAAACCTACTGGGGCAACGTCAATCCTATCG GTGTTCGAAGCTGCTACGATGAAGGAAAACGTACTGCAGAAACGTTGACCATGGACTACCATAGAGGTGCAGGCGTCGag GTACGGATTGCGAGGATATTCAATACATATGGTCCTCGGATGTGCATCGACGATGGACGTGTCGTTAGTAACTTTGTTGCTCAG GCACTAAGGAAAGAACCACTCACTGTTTACGGAGATGGCAACCAAACAAGAAGTTTCCAATATGTTTCCGATTTG GTTGAAGGTCTAATACGATTAATGGAAGGAGAACATGTCGGACCTTTCAATCTTGGAAACCCCGGTGAATTCACCATGCTCGAACTCGCCAAG GTGGTCCAGGAGACAATAGACTCGGAAGCGAAAATAGAGTTCAGGCCAAACACGGAAGATGATCCACACAAAAGAAAGCCAGATATTACTAAAGCTAAAGAGCTTTTGGGATGGAAGCCTAAGGTCTCTCTTCGCAAGGGTCTCCCTATGATGGTTGCTGACTTCAGGCAACGCATTTTTGGTGATCAAAAGTTGAAGGAAcctacaaccaccaccaccacagcaTAG